The following DNA comes from Cedecea neteri.
ACGAACAGGCGCACGCCGCGGAATTTCTCGTTCGACAGAATCGCCGCACGCGCAAACGCCTGCTTCAGCAGATCGCAGCCTGCATCAAGGTGTTTATCCGGGTTCTTCGGCAGCACGCGACGGTAATCCGGGAAGCGGCCATCCACCAGCTTGGAGGTAAAGATGAAGTCACCGACATGAGCGCGAATGTTATTGCTGCCGATTTGCACGCGCAGCGGAGTTTCACCGCCGTCGAGCATACGCATCAGCTCAATCACGCCTTTACGCGGCACGATAACCGAATGATTTGGCAAAGGCTGACCAACCGGCATTGAACAGACCGCCAGACGGTGGCCATCCGTTGCAACGGTACGCAGATCTTCGCCTTCGGTTTCGAACAGCATGCCGTTCAGGTAATAGCGAACGTCCTGATGCGCCATAGAGAACTGCGTGGCTTCGATCAGGCGCTTCATGGTCGCCTGCGGCAGGGTAAATTCTACCTCGCTCTGCCAGTCGTCCAGGTTCGGGAAGTCCGCCGCCGGCAGCGTGGAAAGCGAGAAGCGGCTACGCCCGGAGCGAACCAGCATGCGGTCGCCCTCCAGCTGTACCGCAATTTCAGCCCCTTCCGGCAGGCCACGGCAGATATCGAAGAATTTACGTGCAGGTACGGTTGTTGCCCCAGGTTCATGAGGCTGTACCAGCGCCACGCGCGCCACCATCTCCATTTCCAGATCGGTACCGGTTAAAGAGAGTGCACCTTCAGCCACCTGCAGCAGCAGATTGCCCAGGATAGGCAGAGTAGGACGGCCTCCGAGGGGGCCACTTACCTGCTGCAGCGGTTTTAATAAATGTTCACGTTCAACGGTAAATTTCATAGCGTCACGAAGATAATGTTCTGATTAAATTGGAGAAATCTTCTTTGATATCGTGGCTTTCTTCACGCAACTGCTCAATCTTGCGGCAGGCATGTAAAACCGTGGTGTGGTCGCGTCCACCAAAAGCATCGCCAATTTCCGGCAGGCTATGGTTGGTCAGCTCTTTTGCCAGCGCCATCGCCATCTGGCGCGGGCGGGCAACGGAACGGGAGCGACGCTTGGACAGCAAGTCAGCGACCTTAATTTTATAATACTCGGCCACCGTTTTCTGAATATTATCGATGGTGACCAGCTTCTCCTGAAGCGCCAGCAGATCGCGCAGCGCTTCACGCACGAAGTCGATGGTAATCGCCCGGCCTGTAAAGTTGGCGTTGGCGATTAC
Coding sequences within:
- the dnaN gene encoding DNA polymerase III subunit beta yields the protein MKFTVEREHLLKPLQQVSGPLGGRPTLPILGNLLLQVAEGALSLTGTDLEMEMVARVALVQPHEPGATTVPARKFFDICRGLPEGAEIAVQLEGDRMLVRSGRSRFSLSTLPAADFPNLDDWQSEVEFTLPQATMKRLIEATQFSMAHQDVRYYLNGMLFETEGEDLRTVATDGHRLAVCSMPVGQPLPNHSVIVPRKGVIELMRMLDGGETPLRVQIGSNNIRAHVGDFIFTSKLVDGRFPDYRRVLPKNPDKHLDAGCDLLKQAFARAAILSNEKFRGVRLFVSENQLKITANNPEQEEAEEILDVSYDGTEMEIGFNVSYVLDVLNALKCENVRILLTDSVSSVQIEDAASQAAAYVVMPMRL